From the genome of Anaeromicrobium sediminis, one region includes:
- a CDS encoding MogA/MoaB family molybdenum cofactor biosynthesis protein: protein MFSVGIITCSDKGAAGEREDLSGKVIREIVEAKGYEVKKYIVLPDELDKLSNEMIHMSDDLNLNLILTTGGTGFSQRDITPEATETVITRKTPGISEAIRYYSLSITKRAMLSRATSGIRNNTLIINLPGSPKAVKESLEYIIDSIHHGIEILLGKTGECARK, encoded by the coding sequence ATGTTTAGTGTAGGTATAATAACATGCAGTGATAAGGGCGCTGCTGGTGAAAGGGAAGATTTAAGCGGCAAAGTTATTAGGGAAATTGTAGAAGCAAAGGGATATGAAGTTAAGAAATACATAGTTTTACCTGATGAATTAGACAAGTTATCAAATGAAATGATACATATGAGTGATGATTTAAACTTAAATTTAATATTAACCACTGGTGGTACTGGTTTTAGTCAAAGGGATATTACTCCTGAAGCTACAGAGACAGTTATCACAAGAAAAACTCCTGGTATTAGCGAGGCAATTAGATATTATAGTTTATCCATAACAAAGAGAGCTATGTTATCTCGTGCCACCTCAGGTATTAGAAACAACACTTTAATAATAAACTTACCTGGAAGTCCTAAGGCTGTAAAAGAATCTTTAGAATACATTATAGATTCTATTCATCATGGCATAGAAATACTCCTTGGAAAAACTGGTGAATGTGCTAGAAAGTAA
- a CDS encoding ABC transporter permease, protein MKSKLIKILLILCFLITITFILSPILILFVTYIKRGIQEVNNPLVIDAIKVSFKSTSISLIIIIILGIPSAYILARENFYGKKIIDTLLELPLVLPPAVSGLLLLITFGRNGYIGKELYKFGVKLPFTFWAVVVAQIFVALPLFIKTVKSGILKVDRDLELAAATLGDKPWQVFMRITLPLSYVSIITGGILAWARALAEFGATIMFAGNLMGRTQTLPLAIYSAMEKGTDLSLSIAVILVFLSLLVLFIVKFGFKKYMT, encoded by the coding sequence ATGAAAAGTAAATTAATAAAAATACTATTGATTCTATGTTTTTTAATAACTATTACTTTCATACTTAGTCCTATTTTAATACTATTTGTTACCTATATTAAAAGGGGAATACAGGAAGTGAATAATCCCTTAGTAATAGATGCTATAAAAGTGAGTTTTAAAAGCACTAGTATTTCTCTTATTATAATAATTATATTAGGTATTCCTAGTGCCTATATTTTAGCCAGAGAAAATTTCTATGGGAAAAAAATTATAGACACTTTGCTAGAATTACCCTTAGTACTGCCACCAGCTGTATCAGGCCTATTACTTTTAATAACCTTTGGTAGAAATGGTTATATAGGAAAAGAATTATATAAATTTGGCGTAAAATTACCATTTACCTTTTGGGCTGTAGTTGTAGCTCAAATATTTGTGGCTCTACCCCTTTTTATTAAAACTGTAAAGTCAGGAATACTAAAGGTGGACAGGGATTTAGAGTTAGCAGCAGCAACTTTAGGAGATAAGCCTTGGCAAGTTTTTATGAGAATTACTTTACCTTTATCCTATGTATCTATCATAACAGGAGGGATTTTAGCCTGGGCAAGGGCATTAGCTGAATTTGGAGCAACCATAATGTTTGCAGGAAATTTAATGGGTAGAACCCAAACTCTACCTTTGGCCATATATAGTGCCATGGAAAAGGGAACAGATTTATCTTTATCCATTGCTGTAATACTAGTTTTCTTATCATTATTAGTATTGTTTATAGTAAAGTTTGGATTTAAAAAATATATGACTTAA
- the mobB gene encoding molybdopterin-guanine dinucleotide biosynthesis protein B: MSTPIVCVVGKSNVGKTTLVEKLLRELKKRDYKVGTIKHDVHGFDVDKPGKDTWKHAQAGADSVIISSPYRVAMIKKVEKEWTLDELIKLHHDMDLIICEGFKRSNKPKIEIVRRERSTENICSPEELLAIASDMDIKVEGVTTYGINDAVGLVDLIVEKIIKR, encoded by the coding sequence ATGAGTACACCAATTGTATGTGTAGTTGGGAAATCTAATGTGGGAAAAACTACTTTAGTAGAAAAGTTGTTGAGAGAATTAAAAAAGAGAGATTATAAGGTTGGGACGATTAAGCATGATGTTCATGGATTTGATGTGGACAAACCGGGAAAGGATACTTGGAAACATGCCCAAGCAGGAGCTGATTCTGTAATAATATCTTCACCCTATAGAGTTGCAATGATAAAGAAGGTAGAAAAGGAATGGACATTAGACGAATTAATAAAGCTTCACCATGACATGGATCTAATCATATGTGAAGGGTTTAAAAGAAGTAATAAACCTAAGATAGAAATAGTTAGACGTGAACGTTCTACAGAAAATATTTGTTCTCCAGAAGAATTGTTAGCTATAGCCAGTGATATGGATATTAAAGTAGAAGGAGTTACTACTTATGGTATTAATGATGCTGTTGGATTAGTTGATTTAATAGTTGAGAAGATTATTAAAAGATAG
- a CDS encoding EAL domain-containing protein: MINLRRGFKDENGEQYRSIVENMDELICKFLPDTTLIFVNNAYCDYFNKRASELIGTKFLELIPKTHHMFVMEKLKSFNINNHTITYEHSVVNAKGKTSWIKWTDKAIFDENDNIIEFQSIGTDITHLKKKEENLQNEYNEIELEVRKRTKDLEESNNKLEKEIKRKTIMEKELRDSEERYRKIVELSPNGIFIHIERKIVFANSSITKLLGGEEPEELIGKNILSFIHRDYHSKVESRLSNLNINKDMPLAKYKFIKVDGKTIDVEVTTTFFTYQGKPAIFSIARDISHRIESEKQIKYMAYYDTLTELPNRHFLNHYFEEIIKKDDRKQTLAVMFIDLDRFKIINDTLGHTFGDMVLKQVSRRLVKYIGKDHTICRHGGDEFIILMSNVSKEKTSQMAEGIISEFTKEFIIENHKIFISPSIGISLYPFDGHDGETLIKCADMAMYLAKEKGRNNYQFYISNLSQRACKKMYLENGLRKALENNEFTLYYQPQFNLSTEKFIGVEALIRWEHPDFGIVSPMEFIPLAEESGLIIPIGKWILENACRQNKIWEEAGFPQINIAVNISPVQFKSKDFVKMVEGVLKDTNIDPKYLELEITESIMQNMEDSILILNKLKNIGIKVSIDDFGTGYSSLSVLQNLPIDTLKIDQSFINDIKEDFNISPIVKTIIDMGNNLNLNIIAEGIEREYQIEYLKENKCFIGQGYLLSKPLSVEKINDIFKKFIYKG; encoded by the coding sequence TTGATTAATCTAAGACGGGGATTTAAGGATGAGAATGGTGAACAATACCGTTCTATAGTGGAGAATATGGATGAATTGATTTGTAAATTCCTTCCGGATACCACTTTGATTTTTGTAAATAATGCTTATTGTGATTACTTTAATAAACGGGCTAGTGAATTAATTGGAACCAAGTTTTTAGAATTAATTCCTAAAACACATCATATGTTTGTGATGGAAAAGTTAAAATCATTTAATATAAATAATCACACTATTACATATGAGCATAGTGTAGTAAATGCCAAAGGAAAAACTTCATGGATAAAATGGACAGATAAAGCAATCTTTGATGAGAATGATAACATTATTGAATTTCAGTCTATTGGTACAGATATTACTCACCTTAAAAAAAAGGAAGAGAATTTGCAAAATGAATATAATGAAATAGAATTAGAAGTGAGAAAAAGGACTAAGGATTTAGAAGAGTCTAATAACAAATTAGAAAAAGAAATCAAACGTAAAACAATTATGGAAAAAGAATTGCGTGATAGTGAAGAACGATATCGTAAAATAGTAGAACTTTCACCTAATGGAATCTTTATACATATTGAAAGAAAAATAGTTTTTGCCAACTCCTCAATTACTAAACTTTTAGGGGGAGAAGAACCAGAAGAATTGATTGGAAAAAATATTTTGAGTTTTATTCATAGAGACTATCATAGCAAGGTAGAAAGTCGATTAAGCAATTTAAACATTAATAAGGACATGCCCCTTGCTAAATATAAGTTTATTAAGGTAGATGGTAAAACTATAGATGTTGAAGTAACTACAACTTTTTTCACATACCAGGGAAAACCTGCAATTTTCAGTATCGCTCGAGATATATCTCATCGTATAGAAAGTGAAAAACAAATTAAGTATATGGCTTATTATGATACATTGACTGAGTTGCCCAATAGGCATTTCTTAAACCATTATTTTGAAGAAATTATAAAAAAAGATGACAGGAAACAAACATTGGCAGTTATGTTTATTGACTTAGATAGGTTTAAAATCATAAATGATACGTTAGGACATACCTTTGGAGATATGGTTTTAAAACAAGTTTCAAGGCGATTGGTTAAATACATAGGTAAGGATCATACTATTTGCCGTCATGGTGGGGATGAATTTATCATCTTGATGAGTAATGTAAGCAAAGAAAAAACATCACAAATGGCAGAGGGAATTATAAGTGAGTTTACTAAAGAATTTATTATAGAAAATCATAAGATTTTCATTTCTCCTAGTATTGGAATTAGTTTATATCCTTTTGATGGACATGATGGAGAAACATTGATTAAATGTGCTGACATGGCCATGTATTTAGCTAAAGAGAAAGGGAGAAACAATTATCAGTTTTATATATCTAATCTAAGTCAGAGAGCTTGTAAAAAGATGTATTTAGAAAATGGTTTAAGAAAAGCATTAGAAAATAATGAATTTACACTATATTATCAACCTCAATTTAATTTAAGTACGGAGAAATTTATAGGGGTAGAAGCCTTAATCCGTTGGGAACATCCTGACTTTGGAATCGTATCACCTATGGAGTTTATTCCCTTAGCGGAAGAAAGTGGACTTATTATACCTATTGGTAAATGGATTCTTGAAAATGCGTGTAGACAAAATAAAATATGGGAGGAAGCTGGTTTTCCTCAAATAAATATAGCTGTTAATATTTCACCTGTTCAGTTTAAAAGTAAAGATTTTGTAAAAATGGTGGAGGGAGTATTAAAGGATACAAATATTGACCCTAAATATTTAGAGTTAGAAATTACTGAAAGCATTATGCAAAATATGGAAGATTCAATTTTAATATTGAATAAATTAAAAAATATAGGAATTAAAGTATCAATCGATGATTTTGGGACAGGGTATTCATCTCTAAGTGTTTTACAAAATCTACCCATAGATACTTTGAAAATTGATCAATCTTTTATAAATGACATTAAAGAGGACTTTAATATATCTCCAATTGTTAAAACAATAATAGATATGGGAAATAACTTAAACCTAAATATAATAGCAGAAGGAATAGAGCGTGAATATCAAATAGAATATTTAAAGGAAAATAAATGTTTTATTGGACAAGGTTACTTATTAAGCAAGCCACTATCTGTGGAAAAGATTAATGACATTTTTAAAAAATTTATTTATAAAGGATAA
- a CDS encoding molybdopterin molybdotransferase MoeA codes for MIKLEEGQSIISEYIKTLDEEVINLIDSHERVLAEDIYAPINQPPFHRSPLDGYALQGEDSKGATIESPVTLKVIDEIFAGEYTQKVVKKGEAVRIMTGAPIPEGADCVIRQEDTDEGESLANIYKELKAFDNYCYEGEDIKKGTLIIKKGSFLNHIKIGVLASLGIDKVKVYKRPKVGLLTTGDELIEVGQSLSTGKIYNSNLYTLSMRLKELYTEPIILNIGKDCQEEIEREIKNSLDKVDLLITTGGASVGKKDLIKIVLEKMGANILFWKIDIKPGTHVLCSELDKKLIISLSGNPAAASITFEVLVRDYISKLTNINNISLNRKTAYFNDEFNKESIRRRFLRGICTETKEKTLVDLSNGTQSSGVLSSSLNCNCLIDIPAGTKGLKKGEKVEIILL; via the coding sequence ATGATTAAGTTAGAAGAAGGCCAATCTATTATAAGTGAGTATATAAAAACATTGGACGAAGAAGTAATAAACTTAATAGATTCCCATGAAAGGGTATTAGCAGAGGATATATATGCACCAATAAATCAGCCGCCTTTTCATAGATCCCCCCTTGATGGATATGCTCTACAAGGAGAAGATTCTAAAGGCGCTACTATTGAAAGTCCTGTAACTTTAAAAGTAATAGATGAGATATTTGCGGGAGAATATACACAAAAGGTTGTAAAAAAGGGTGAAGCTGTAAGAATAATGACAGGAGCGCCCATACCAGAAGGGGCTGATTGTGTCATTAGACAAGAGGATACGGATGAAGGAGAGTCCCTTGCTAATATATATAAAGAATTAAAGGCCTTTGATAACTATTGTTATGAAGGTGAAGATATTAAAAAGGGAACTTTAATTATTAAAAAGGGTTCATTTTTAAATCATATAAAAATAGGTGTATTAGCTAGCCTTGGAATAGATAAAGTAAAAGTGTATAAAAGGCCTAAAGTAGGACTTTTAACTACAGGAGACGAACTAATAGAAGTAGGACAAAGTTTAAGTACAGGTAAAATATATAATAGCAATTTATATACTTTATCCATGAGATTAAAGGAATTATATACAGAACCTATAATATTAAATATAGGGAAAGATTGCCAGGAAGAAATAGAAAGAGAAATTAAAAACTCATTAGATAAGGTAGATTTACTAATTACTACTGGTGGAGCATCTGTTGGAAAAAAGGACTTAATTAAAATAGTCTTAGAAAAAATGGGAGCAAATATTTTATTTTGGAAAATAGATATAAAACCTGGTACTCACGTGTTATGTAGTGAATTAGACAAAAAGCTTATAATAAGTTTATCAGGAAATCCAGCAGCTGCTAGTATTACCTTTGAAGTACTAGTTAGGGATTATATAAGTAAGCTTACTAATATTAATAACATATCTTTAAATAGAAAAACAGCTTACTTTAATGATGAATTCAATAAAGAGAGTATAAGAAGAAGATTTCTAAGGGGCATATGTACAGAGACCAAAGAAAAAACTTTAGTAGATTTAAGTAATGGAACTCAATCATCAGGAGTTTTAAGTTCATCCTTAAATTGTAATTGTCTAATAGATATACCAGCAGGAACAAAGGGTCTTAAAAAGGGAGAAAAAGTGGAAATAATCTTATTATAG
- a CDS encoding molybdopterin-binding protein, translating into MKKISVHEAVGHVLCHDITQIIPGKIKDRAFKKGHVVREEDIPVLLSLGKDNLYVWENKEGYLHEDDAAQRLSKMSAGAGIDFSEVKEGKINFIAKYDGLLKIDTNMLYEVNKLEEIMLATRHNNTPVKKGDKLAGTRVIPLVIDEKKIIEAESIAKNTFIEVVPYKKLKVGVVTTGNEVYYGRIEDKFGPVIKEKIESYGSEVIEQRIVNDDSDVIAKNIEELMDKGADMIVCTGGMSVDPDDTTPTGIKKVGGEIISYGAPVLPGAMFLISYKGDTPILGLPGCVMYAKTTVFDLVLPRVLIGERIKKEDLAAYGHGGLCLECDVCTYPACSFGKGW; encoded by the coding sequence ATGAAAAAGATTTCTGTTCATGAAGCAGTGGGACATGTATTATGTCATGACATAACTCAAATTATACCAGGGAAAATAAAAGACAGAGCTTTTAAAAAGGGACATGTGGTGAGGGAAGAGGATATTCCTGTGTTATTATCCCTAGGTAAGGACAACTTATATGTGTGGGAAAATAAAGAAGGATATCTTCACGAAGATGATGCTGCACAGAGATTATCTAAAATGAGTGCAGGTGCAGGTATTGATTTTAGTGAAGTAAAAGAGGGAAAAATAAATTTTATAGCTAAATATGATGGTTTACTTAAAATAGATACTAATATGTTATATGAAGTTAACAAATTAGAAGAAATAATGTTAGCAACAAGACATAATAATACTCCTGTGAAAAAAGGAGATAAGCTAGCAGGTACGAGGGTGATTCCTCTAGTTATAGATGAGAAAAAAATAATAGAAGCAGAAAGTATTGCTAAAAATACTTTTATAGAAGTAGTGCCTTATAAAAAGTTAAAGGTGGGAGTAGTTACTACAGGAAATGAAGTTTATTATGGAAGAATTGAAGATAAATTTGGTCCTGTTATAAAGGAAAAAATAGAATCTTACGGTTCAGAAGTTATAGAACAAAGGATAGTAAATGATGATAGTGATGTTATAGCTAAAAATATAGAAGAACTTATGGATAAGGGAGCAGATATGATCGTTTGTACAGGTGGTATGTCTGTAGATCCTGATGATACTACACCTACGGGAATTAAGAAAGTAGGGGGAGAAATCATATCTTATGGAGCACCAGTACTTCCAGGAGCAATGTTTTTAATATCATACAAGGGAGATACTCCTATTTTAGGATTACCAGGATGTGTCATGTATGCTAAAACTACTGTATTTGATTTAGTATTACCTAGAGTCTTAATAGGAGAAAGAATTAAAAAGGAAGATTTAGCTGCATATGGCCACGGTGGTTTATGTCTTGAATGTGACGTATGTACTTATCCTGCATGTAGCTTTGGTAAGGGGTGGTAG
- a CDS encoding Cof-type HAD-IIB family hydrolase produces MDYKLVAIDMDGTLLTPNLEISKKTIETARKVIDKKVIITLSTGRMYLAAIPFAKTLQLDVPLITCNGSLIRCAKTGKEYYKKTISKPYYEEIVKYCHDTKLSLSVYKDDDILIEDPENMHIHEQIDMAEPKIVENIYETFDDSVVKILISSRDRYALEHNVHRLYEIYKDKLTFYFSLPYFVEIVHKDANKRNALEFLANKFHIKKAEIISIGDNFNDMDMIQYAGLGVAMGNAPDYLKEVADYVTHSNDEDGVNYVLEKFILKKK; encoded by the coding sequence ATGGATTATAAGCTTGTTGCAATAGATATGGATGGTACTCTTCTTACACCAAATCTAGAGATATCCAAAAAGACCATAGAAACAGCTAGAAAGGTAATAGATAAAAAAGTAATAATAACCCTATCTACAGGTAGAATGTATCTTGCTGCAATCCCTTTTGCTAAGACACTACAATTAGACGTACCTTTAATTACTTGTAATGGTTCTCTTATTAGGTGTGCAAAGACGGGTAAAGAATATTATAAAAAGACAATTTCAAAACCCTACTATGAAGAAATTGTAAAATACTGTCATGACACTAAATTGTCCTTAAGTGTTTATAAGGATGATGATATTTTAATTGAAGACCCTGAAAATATGCATATCCATGAACAGATAGATATGGCAGAACCAAAAATTGTAGAAAACATCTATGAAACCTTTGATGATTCTGTTGTAAAAATATTAATCAGCAGTAGGGATAGATACGCTTTAGAGCATAATGTCCATAGGTTATATGAAATTTATAAGGATAAATTAACCTTTTATTTCTCATTGCCCTATTTCGTAGAAATTGTTCACAAGGATGCCAATAAAAGAAATGCCCTTGAATTTTTAGCCAATAAATTCCATATAAAAAAGGCAGAAATTATATCAATAGGTGATAACTTTAATGATATGGATATGATACAATATGCAGGCCTAGGAGTTGCCATGGGAAATGCTCCTGATTATCTAAAGGAAGTGGCCGATTATGTAACCCATTCAAATGATGAAGATGGGGTTAATTATGTTTTAGAAAAATTTATATTAAAGAAAAAATAA
- a CDS encoding MOSC domain-containing protein codes for MGKIMAVCISEKKGTQKKDIKECELVENFGLKNDAHGGKWHRQVSLLSYEKIEDFKAKGVQVGDGDFGENLVVSGIDLSSLPVGTKLTVNDALLEVTQIGKECHHHCQIYHAVGDCIMPREGIFVRVLKGGAVKTGDEISIVE; via the coding sequence ATGGGAAAAATAATGGCTGTATGTATAAGTGAAAAAAAGGGAACACAAAAGAAGGATATAAAAGAATGTGAATTAGTAGAAAACTTTGGATTAAAAAATGATGCCCACGGTGGAAAGTGGCATAGACAAGTAAGTTTATTATCCTATGAAAAGATAGAAGATTTTAAAGCAAAGGGAGTACAAGTTGGAGATGGAGATTTTGGAGAGAACTTAGTAGTTTCAGGAATAGATTTATCATCTTTACCTGTAGGAACTAAGCTTACAGTAAATGATGCACTACTAGAAGTTACTCAAATAGGAAAAGAGTGTCACCACCATTGTCAAATATACCATGCAGTGGGAGATTGTATCATGCCTAGGGAAGGAATATTTGTTAGAGTATTAAAAGGTGGAGCAGTTAAAACTGGAGATGAAATTTCAATAGTTGAGTAG
- the moaC gene encoding cyclic pyranopterin monophosphate synthase MoaC → MENKLTHFDKEGKAIMVDVSEKEDTSREATAKGKVIMKKETLNLIKNGEMGKGDVLGVARVAGIMAAKQTHNIIPMCHPLMITKSQVDFSIIEEENAIEVIGIVKTTGKTGVEMEALTAVSAAALTIYDMCKAVDKKMTICDVHLYKKTGGKSGNFIHEK, encoded by the coding sequence GTGGAAAATAAGTTGACTCATTTTGATAAAGAAGGAAAAGCCATAATGGTAGATGTGAGTGAAAAGGAAGATACTTCACGAGAAGCTACTGCAAAGGGAAAAGTTATTATGAAAAAAGAAACACTAAATCTAATCAAAAATGGAGAAATGGGAAAGGGTGATGTATTAGGTGTGGCTAGAGTAGCTGGAATAATGGCTGCAAAGCAAACTCATAACATTATTCCCATGTGTCATCCTCTTATGATAACTAAAAGTCAAGTTGACTTTAGTATAATTGAAGAAGAAAATGCCATAGAAGTTATAGGTATAGTTAAAACTACTGGTAAAACAGGCGTTGAAATGGAGGCACTAACAGCCGTATCAGCAGCGGCCCTTACCATATACGATATGTGTAAAGCAGTAGATAAGAAAATGACCATATGTGATGTTCATCTATATAAGAAGACTGGTGGTAAAAGTGGAAATTTCATTCATGAAAAGTAA
- the moaA gene encoding GTP 3',8-cyclase MoaA, protein MLDKMGRQIEYLRVSVTDRCNLRCVYCMPEGGIEQVTHDEILSFDELYRVIKETTYLGIKKVRITGGEPLVRKGIISFIKKVKEIKGIEEVCLTTNGILLADYMDQLYEAGLDRINISLDTFNCDRYKSITRRDGLDKVLKAIELGVEKGFKRIKVNTVIIKELNYEEIEDFVNLAEEYDIDVRFIELMPIGEAKGYTPTSNDEIKGIIKMHRKLYPVYSKKGSGPAKYYKTNGSKGRIGFISAMSHEFCQECNRIRITPEGFLKLCLHSNKGIDLKELLRNNIDDYELRHIIKDAVENKPDRHHFNENSEDEDNRLMSQIGG, encoded by the coding sequence ATGTTAGATAAAATGGGTAGACAAATTGAATACTTGAGAGTATCTGTAACAGATAGATGCAATTTAAGATGCGTCTATTGTATGCCAGAGGGTGGTATAGAACAGGTTACTCATGATGAGATACTGTCTTTTGATGAATTATATAGAGTAATTAAAGAAACTACTTATTTAGGAATTAAAAAAGTGAGAATAACAGGTGGGGAACCTCTTGTGAGAAAGGGTATTATTTCTTTTATTAAAAAAGTAAAAGAAATAAAGGGGATAGAAGAAGTATGCCTTACTACTAATGGAATACTATTAGCAGATTATATGGATCAGTTGTATGAAGCTGGGCTCGATAGGATAAACATAAGTCTAGACACTTTTAATTGCGATAGATATAAGAGCATAACTAGAAGGGATGGGCTTGATAAAGTACTAAAGGCAATAGAGTTAGGTGTAGAGAAGGGCTTTAAAAGGATAAAAGTAAATACTGTAATAATAAAAGAATTAAACTACGAAGAAATTGAAGACTTTGTAAATCTAGCAGAAGAATATGATATAGATGTACGATTTATAGAATTAATGCCCATTGGTGAGGCGAAAGGTTATACACCTACTTCCAATGATGAAATAAAGGGAATAATAAAAATGCATAGAAAACTATATCCTGTTTATAGTAAAAAAGGGTCAGGTCCTGCTAAGTACTATAAGACTAATGGTTCTAAGGGCAGAATAGGATTTATTAGTGCTATGAGCCATGAATTTTGTCAGGAGTGCAATAGAATACGAATTACTCCCGAAGGTTTTTTAAAGCTATGTCTACACTCTAATAAAGGAATTGATTTAAAAGAATTACTTAGGAACAATATAGATGATTATGAATTGAGGCATATAATAAAAGATGCAGTAGAAAACAAGCCAGATAGACACCACTTTAATGAAAATAGTGAAGATGAAGACAATAGACTGATGTCTCAAATAGGAGGGTGA
- a CDS encoding molybdenum cofactor guanylyltransferase — protein sequence MIKKGAVILAGGQSRRMNYEDKAFLKIGNMTFVEKILNETCDYEERIIISNNPLNYKDMNVPVFSDILESQGPLAGIHVGLKNSKHERNLVVPCDMPNLNRDFLNFLGNIEEDYDALVPIIGSYEQPLCAIYKKSIIYKIEECIKNRIYKVKELYRDISVKYVQVPKKYESIFINVNTPSEYKRFLKGD from the coding sequence ATGATAAAAAAGGGAGCCGTAATTTTAGCAGGTGGACAAAGTAGAAGAATGAACTATGAAGACAAAGCCTTTTTAAAAATAGGAAATATGACTTTTGTGGAAAAAATCTTAAATGAAACTTGTGATTATGAGGAACGTATAATAATTTCTAATAATCCACTAAACTACAAAGACATGAATGTTCCTGTTTTTTCAGATATTTTAGAAAGTCAAGGGCCACTGGCGGGAATACATGTGGGACTCAAGAATTCTAAACATGAGCGTAACTTGGTAGTACCCTGTGACATGCCAAATTTGAATAGGGACTTTTTAAATTTCCTAGGAAATATTGAGGAGGACTATGATGCTCTAGTACCTATAATAGGTTCATATGAACAACCCTTATGTGCCATATATAAAAAGAGCATAATATATAAAATAGAAGAGTGTATAAAAAATAGGATATATAAAGTTAAAGAACTTTATAGGGATATATCAGTTAAATATGTTCAGGTACCGAAGAAATATGAGAGTATTTTTATAAATGTAAATACTCCTAGTGAGTACAAACGCTTTTTAAAGGGGGACTAA
- the modA gene encoding molybdate ABC transporter substrate-binding protein: MMKKVISIIVSIILVIGLSACGQSTEKKDITVFAAASLTESMNEIKDTYEKENPNVNIVLNLDSSSRLRVQIEKGVDADIYLSANKKHAKALVEQGLSDNESEFVKNTMVFVTPKDGKIKSLEDLIKPYNIVIGQKEVPAGGYALEVIHKLDSKYKGAYEEKVLDNIASRENNVKQVLAKVLLKEADGAFVYSSDVTKEIKDEVNIIEIPKEYNTEAEYRACILAKDTETAALYEYIMGEPGLGIFEKYGFEK; the protein is encoded by the coding sequence ATGATGAAAAAGGTAATATCCATAATAGTATCAATTATATTAGTAATAGGCTTAAGTGCCTGTGGCCAAAGTACTGAGAAAAAAGATATAACAGTATTTGCGGCAGCATCATTAACGGAGAGTATGAATGAAATAAAGGACACCTACGAAAAAGAAAACCCTAATGTGAATATAGTACTTAATTTAGATAGTTCAAGTAGATTAAGAGTTCAAATTGAAAAGGGTGTAGATGCAGACATATATTTATCTGCTAATAAAAAACATGCTAAGGCATTAGTAGAACAGGGATTATCTGATAATGAATCTGAATTTGTGAAAAATACAATGGTATTTGTTACTCCTAAAGATGGAAAAATAAAATCTTTAGAAGATCTAATTAAACCCTATAATATAGTCATAGGACAAAAGGAAGTGCCAGCAGGGGGGTATGCCCTAGAAGTTATTCATAAATTAGACTCTAAATATAAAGGTGCATATGAAGAAAAGGTTTTAGATAATATAGCATCTCGTGAAAATAATGTGAAACAAGTTCTAGCAAAGGTCTTATTAAAAGAGGCAGATGGAGCCTTTGTATATTCATCTGATGTTACTAAAGAGATAAAGGATGAAGTTAATATTATAGAAATTCCAAAAGAATATAATACAGAAGCTGAGTATAGAGCCTGTATACTGGCTAAAGATACAGAAACGGCAGCTCTATATGAATATATTATGGGAGAGCCAGGACTAGGAATATTTGAAAAATATGGATTTGAAAAGTAG